Proteins from a genomic interval of Poecile atricapillus isolate bPoeAtr1 chromosome 1, bPoeAtr1.hap1, whole genome shotgun sequence:
- the ZFYVE26 gene encoding zinc finger FYVE domain-containing protein 26 isoform X1 yields MAAARGGGAGAVPESPAPPGLRPAPPGSAASPSRVSPRPGASPRPGKMYSFGNEEADSLERLFGFFCECVRRGHWELAQACVPQLSQWHGDGPGKVEAILQALVACPVGVRRGQNSSPGRSAWLWLLVLEKWLARNQKTVPVALQRETEFLLFLEELQKDVSEEVLKELFEAFECVQNKHITDSQRRDDCSHKFSLDVVSALRKLLLRAPQRAKALLEFFQGEQGPHSSSLLQYRSLQNIFVEFLCDSLKSLQRLQSSPELSAELNQRELVDTIYAALSIVTFEVEHQADEMKQLFRELLDVCWAEGSPLREEKLLNCMLRKQSHGLLSLYSSVLTERTREKFLLSKAIQKGSSASEQLDTERTVMSLFSDPKEAPSWKTAYFYFLSSSRHFLEQILVTALALLKREDYSGLKSLLRREFNPLSRLLVLLGWTHCQSLESAKALLWSLHKTQDLCNDSILKDFCDGLWAHVEVLEWCMQQNSITVPRKVLLQHLHSLDCHTAVYSLHHLTNLLALNEDDVIELLQKVPARDQQMQAAPLPNTLSQQRDLALFRAFCAMKYAIYALCVNSHRHAKCKDCVHSLLGDIPEDAAFGEPADCSSVFPQYIVKCQQFLRSVPIPLRLEVLENIFSLLFISYKDLYTETPLPEDYAEDEDLEKKSATLSVEGSASRRSYTSQSSEHLIEAEKKSEKHLLAAQTVHTDTRDLCDSMLDGKNCETSKPTHLDLKHFTSGVTGFLVDDVAMEAFLTLLLKHLEEIQSSLPWDSSNVLREELELVECLNLSASRDAFGSRVLQFSKYLSEAHWRYKVVMSNRNAEHQLAASRRHCSLIRRSSFKKRSRYRRYKSDGKEGTSSPSLESTSSELSTSTSEGSTSSVSGLSDLESRARPHQQNSLIPMMLSPPESLLVSCVLRGNFVEAHQVALMFNLETSPCYGELIFMERYQEAVEEMARVEHNIENQSSDGTGGIRKSGSGRSTLQAIGNAAAAGMVFYSISDVTDKLLATSGSLAPTLQENFWIRNIQLEHTDPLREVLEDLSPSAMAAFDLACTQCHLWKTCKQLLETAERRLYNSLETRGHRTDLVLLHSDGVKGFPAVLQQISKILNYSCTSQGQSRPEVADEKIGSNFRCSIVDLLQACYPTLTEESITNEIVLSQNLDHVLEALTCVERSVDSKGSLLSTLVEQGSLKPMELEKHLVWNQTQLLLRTLDQHTRTMPENNMQTNFVKAFLDYITTLAAVVLRSLNAELDVSAEVKVGNPFILLQQSPSQLLSQLIFERQVHPDRLSSLLAKEELNLNVQEVIVNSCCEPLSLCSARQNSQAKSLLTNISNLTHQCAYHCLPDVEIPIHNSSVTSEDISTQASSFLNDLSQHTLTASSLDFLKSQSKLMATVACLSASNIQKIHKSGLSWMEFRGKREVPLSLEQISRECEALLKEFPILERFLLAMFDPLRNQEEGSSLATVLSGKAYMSLVLLGLHSTTAVKVLMGVFEQALAAKDWDRALKVLDLYSQDVEEVVSVKDAVLSCAAAEDKDGWQYLFPVKNAVLRSRLALRCLDKWPLDACLEILAYCVSDLGIPHELKANLQSRRKELLVYQKILNVQNEPLWNDWQDLKKACTDDPQAVMSIILKAKDYELCEEWGHLYPVPREDLINLHREHLLHLLEMGDMEKALQLLQRIEDPGVCLAISEQSLDQHPSLAASHFLADYLTAHFYASLTTARRNEIQALYIGSKVLLTLPELSRVNYFHLSSRPLLMLEQLLMNMKVDWVAEAVQTLHQLLAGQEIGFNVGDIDNLLSKYAEKALNFPFTLKEKRSDSLIRIQESLNQALECEALSKPGSSELSPVSFTGVTISASPRERSLQQNLFPQEFVPPEKPPPKQQWIPDDTETICMVCKTERFTMFNRRHHCRRCGRLVCSSCSTKKMEIEPCRENLSRVCDQCYSYYNRENVPGLVQDTSTRKEDQDQVEETANNEYSTVVRIPKATDLEWIFSLNEEENEIVRSEFYYEQAPSSSLCIAILSLHSDSIVCGHQLIEHCCKLSQGLTNPEVDAGLLMDIMKQLLFSAKMMFVKAGRSQDLALCDSYISKVDVLNILVAAAYRPVPSLDQILLPAAVTRLRNQLLEAEYYQLAIEVSTKSGLDPGGAWHAWGMACLKAGNLTSAREKFNRCLKPPMDLNQLNHGSRLVQDVIQYLESTVKPVLITDDDYFATLRELEATLRTRSLSLEVMCEGKIQHNSYYQECLFYLHSYGTNLAIISFYMRHDCMREALLHLLNKESPSEVFIEGIFIPSYESGKLHMLENLLETIDPGLESWGVYLIAACKYLQRKNYYHILYELQQFMKDHVRAAMTCIRFFTHGAKSYTELGGKQTWLLKIKDHLKVYLQEVSRSAGRKKMAFTFRKKMSATDVSRHINTVDLQMEVTKFLHQCESSGAAQMTDSSLPTLFGNNNMKMDVACKVILEGKNIEEGFGIAFRVLQDFQLEATEVYSKVAKQLVKQQKYSEIQQLLKCVNESGVAAKNDGDNIILNCLNEFKNIPAEDLDNLIQDMDSDENKIQAYMMCNKLRSAYLVSVRQEKARAVQLVQRVRQLAESSGDDVVKAICAQWLSVHQPKVRNRLPQGTRK; encoded by the exons AAAACTGTTCCAGTTGCTCTTCAGAGAGAAACtgaatttttgttgttcttggAAGAATTACAGAAAGATGTCTCTGAGGAAGTTCTAAAG gAACTGTTTGAAGCATTTGAGTGCGTGCAGAACAAGCACATCACAGACAGCCAAAGAAGAGATGACTGTTCTCACAAATTCAGTTTGGATGTTGTTTCAGCTCTCCGGAAGCTTTTGCTGCGGGCTCCCCAGAGGGCAAAAGCCCTGCTGGAGTTCTTCCAGGGGGAACAAGGCCCACATAGCTCCTCACTCCTGCAGTATCGCTCTCTACAAAACATCTTTGTTGAGTTTCTTTGTGACTCCTTGAAATCTCTGCAGAGGCTTCAGAGCAGTCCTGAGCTTTCAGCTGAACTAAATCAAAGAGAGCTAGTAGATACAATTTATGCTGCTCTCAGTATAGTGACTTTTGAGGTGGAGCATCAAGCAGATGAAATGAAGCAGTTATTCAGGGAGCTCTTGGATGTATGCTGGGCTGAGGGGAGCCCACTGAGGGAAGAGAAGCTACTAAACTGTATGCTGAGGAAACAAAGCCATGGCCTGCTAAGCCTCTATAGCAGTGTTCTCACagaaagaacaagagaaaagTTTTTGTTGTCAAAAGCAATACAAAAAg GTTCATCTGCATCTGAGCAGCTGGATACAGAGCGAACTGTGATGAGTTTGTTCTCAGATCCCAAAGAAGCTCCTTCGTGGAAGACAGCCTATTTCTACTTcttgagcagcagcaggcacttTCTGGAACAGATTCTG gTGACTGCATTAGCTTTACTAAAAAGAGAAGACTACTCGGGCCTGAAGAGCTTGTTGAGGAGAGAATTCAACCCCCTTAGCCGCCTCTTGGTGTTGTTAGGATGGACTCATTGTCAAAGCTTGGAATCGGCAAAAGCTTTGCTATGGAGTCTACACAAAACTCAG GATCTGTGCAATGATTCAATATTGAAAGATTTTTGTGATGGGCTGTGGGCTCATGTGGAAGTTCTTGAATGGTGCATGCAGCAAAACAG TATTACTGTCCCAAGGAAGGTTCTGTTGCAACACTTGCACAGTCTGGATTGCCACACTGCGGTATATTCTCTGCATCATCTCACCAATCTTCTGGCTCTGAATGAAGATGATGTTATTGAGCTTCTTCAAAAAGTTCCTGCTAGAGACCAGCAGATGCAGG CAGCCCCACTCCCTAACACCCTGAGTCAGCAGCGTGACCTCGCACTCTTCCGAGCGTTCTGTGCCATGAAGTATGCAATCTATGCTCTGTGTGTGAATTCACACAGGCATGCCAAGTGCAAGGATTGTGTACACAGCCTTCTTGGTGATATCCCTGAGGATGCAGCTTTTGGAGAGCCAGCAG ATTGCTCTTCAGTATTTCCTCAGTACATTGTGAAGTGTCAGCAGTTCTTAAGGAGTGTTCCCATTCCTCTGCGCCTGGAGGTTTTGGAGaatattttctccttgctttttatttcctataAAGACCTCTATACTGAGACTCCTCTACCTGAGGACTATGCAGAGGATGAAGACCTTGAAAAAAAGAGCGCTACTCTGAGTGTAGAAGGCAGTGCTAGTCGGCGATCTTACACCTCACAAAGTTCAGAACACCTAAtagaggcagaaaaaaaatcagaaaagcacCTGCTGGCTGCACAAACAGTTCACACAGATACTCGAGATCTTTGTGACTCCATGTTAGATGGCAAAAACTGTGAAACCTCTAAGCCAACCCACCTGGATCTGAAACACTTCACCAGTGGTGTTACTGGGTTTTTAGTGGATGATGTAGCCATGGAGGCCTTCCTCACATTGCTGCTCAAGCACCTGGAAGAAATTCAAAGTTCTCTCCCGTGGGACTCCAGTAATGTTCTTCGTGAAGAGCTGGAGCTTGTTGAGTGCTTGAATCTTTCTGCGAGCAGAGATGCCTTTGGAAGTCGCGTGTTACAGTTTTCCAAGTACCTCTCTGAAGCTCACTGGCGATACAAGGTGGTGATGAGTAACAGAAATGCAG aaCATCAGCTTGCAGCCTCCAGGAGACATTGCTCTTTAATCAGGCGCTCCAGCTTTAAGAAACGAAGTAGATACCGGAGGTACAAGTCAG aTGGGAAAGAGGGAACTTCCAGTCCATCATTGGAAAGCACAAGTAGTGAGCTAAGCACCAGTACTTCAG AGGGAAGTACCAGTAGTGTGTCTGGCTTGAGCGATTTAGAAAGCAGGGCAAGACCACATCAGCAGAACTCCCTCATTCCTATGATGCTTTCCCCCCCAGAATCACTGTTAGTTTCTTGTGTTTTGAGAGGAAACTTTGTGGAAGCCCATCAG GTGGCTTTGATGTTTAATCTGGAGACTTCCCCTTGCTATGGTGAATTGATTTTCATGGAGCGTTACCAAGAGGCAGTAGAAGAAATGGCGAGAGTGGAACACAATATTGAGAATCAATCATCAGATGGCACTGGAGGCATCAGGAAATCTGGCAGTGGCCGTTCAACACTGCAAGCTATTGggaatgcagcagcagctg GTATGGTATTTTATTCCATCTCGGATGTTACTGATAAATTGCTTGCAACCTCTGGAAGTCTTGCCCCTACTCTTCAAGAAAACTTCTGGATCAGGAACATCCAGCTGGAGCATACTGATCCTCTGCGAGAAGTTCTTGAGGACCTCAGTCCTTCAGCAATGGCAGCATTTGACCTAGCTTGTACTCAGTGCCATCTTTGGAAGACATGCAAACAGCTTCTGGAGACAGCAGAAAGAAGACTCTACAACAGCCTTGAAACTCGGG GCCACCGAACTGACTTGGTTTTGCTTCACTCTGATGGTGTGAAGGGTTTTCCAGCAGTTCTCCAGCAAATAAGTAAAATTCTCAACTATTCCTGCACATCACAAGGTCAATCCAGACCAG AGGTTGCAGATGAGAAAATAGGGAGTAATTTTCGATGCAGTATTGTAGACCTTCTGCAAGCTTGCTACCCTACCTTGACTGAAGAAAGTATTACTAATGAAATTGTTTTATCACAAAACCTGGATCACGTCCTGGAGGCACTGACTTGTGTTGAACGTTCTGTGG ACTCTAAAGGGAGCCTGCTTAGCACCTTGGTGGAGCAGGGCTCTCTCAAACCAATGGAGCTGGAGAAGCACCTGGTTTGGAACcaaacacagctcctgctgagaaCTCTTGACCAGCATACCCGAACCATGCCAGAGAACAACATGCAAACAAACTTTGTGAAGGCCTTCCTTGACTACATCACTACACTGGCTGCTGTGGTGTTACGAAGCTTGAATGCAGAGCTAG ATGTATCTGCAGAAGTGAAAGTGGGAAACCCTTTCATACTGTTACAGCAGAGTCCATctcagctgctttcccagctTATTTTTGAGAGACAAGTTCATCCTGACAG GCTTTCTTCTCTCTTGGCTAAAGAAGAGTTGAACCTGAATGTGCAGGAAGTCATTGTTAACTCTTGCTGTGAACCACTGTCCTTGTGCAGTGCAAGGCAAAACAGCCAGGCAAAGTCTCTTCTGACAAACATCAGCAACTTGACACACCAGTGTGCCTACCACTGCCTGCCAGATGTTGAAATACCTATTCACAATTCTTCAGTGACCTCTGAGGATATCTCCACTCAAGCCTCATCCTTTCTGAATGACTTGAGCCAGCACACACTCACTGCCTCCTCCTTGGACTTCCTGAAGTCTCAGTCAAAGCTAATGGCTACAGTGGCGTGTCTAAGTGCATCTAATATACAGAAAATTCACAAATCGGGTTTGTCTTGGATGGAATTTCGGGGCAAACGGGAGGTGCCCTTAAGCTTGGAACAGATTTCCAGGGAGTGTGAGGCGTTGTTGAAGGAGTTCCCAATATTGGAACGATTTCTTCTTGCTATGTTTGACCCGCTTCGGAATCAAGAGGAAGGTAGCAGTTTGGCTACTGTCTTGTCTGGCAAGGCATACATGTCTCTGGTTCTCCTAGGATTACATTCCACCACAGCTGTTAAAGTTTTAATGGGTGTCTTTGAACAAGCTCTTGCGGCAAAGGATTGGGACAGAGCTCTGAAGGTCTTGGATCTGTACAGTCAGGATGTGGAGGAAGTGGTCAGTGTAAAGGATGCTGTGCTGAGTTGTGCGGCTGCTGAAG ATAAGGATGGTTGGCAATACTTGTTCCCAGTAAAAAATGCAGTGTTGAGAAGTAGACTGGCCCTGCGCTGTCTGGACAAGTGGCCCCTTGATGCCTGTTTGGAAATTCTAGCTTATTGCGTTTCTGATCTGGGCATACCTCATGAACTAAAAGCCAatctgcagagcaggaggaaagaaCTTCTGGTTTATCAAAAG attttgaatGTGCAAAATGAACCATTGTGGAATGACTGGCAGGATCTGAAAAAAGCCTGCACTGATGACCCCCAGGCTGTGATGAGTATCATTCTTAAAGCAAAG GATTATGAATTGTGTGAGGAGTGGGGACACTTGTATCCTGTACCAAGAGAAGACTTGATCAATCTTCACCGTGAGCACCTTCTCCACTTACTGGAGATGGGAGACATGGAAAAGGCACTGCAG CTTTTACAAAGAATCGAAGACCCTGGTGTTTGTCTTGCCATCAGTGAACAGTCTCTTGACCAGCATCCGAGCTTGGCAGCCTCTCACTTCTTGGCCGATTACCTCACAGCTCACTTCTATGCCAGTCTGACAACAGCACGCCGGAATGAAATCCAGGCACTCTATATAGGATCAAAG GTGCTGCTGACTCTGCCTGAGCTCTCCCGTGTTAACTACTTCCACCTCTCCTCAAGGCCACTGCTTATGTTGGAACAGCTCCTCATGAATATGAAGGTGGACTGGGTAGCTGAAGCTGTGCAGACACTGCACCAGCTTTTAGCTGGGCAGGAAATTGGTTTTAATGTAGGAGACATTGACAATTTGCTTTCCAAGTATGCAGAAAAAGCTCTCAACTTCCCTTtcacattaaaagaaaagagatcAG ATTCTCTGATACGTATTCAAGAGAGTCTCAATCAGGCGTTGGAGTGTGAAGCATTGTCTAAACCAGGATCATCAGAACTATCTCCTGTCAGCTTTACTG GTGTAACCATATCTGCAAGTCCCAGAGAGAGAAGCTTGCAGCAGAACTTGTTTCCTCAAGAATTTGTGCCTCCCGAGAAGCCACCACCAAAGCAGCAATGGATACCTGATGACACTGAAACGATATGTATGGTTTGCAAAACTGAACGCTTCACTATG TTTAACAGGCGGCATCACTGCAGGCGCTGTGGCAGACTGGTGTGCAGCTCTTGCTCCaccaagaaaatggaaatagaaCCTTGCAGAGAAAATCTGTCCCGTGTGTGTGATCAATGCTATAGCTACTATAACAGAGAAAACGTGCCTGGCTTGGTGCAGGACACAAGCAC CAGAAAAGAAGATCAGGACCAAGTGGAAG AAACTGCTAATAATGAATATTCCACAGTGGTACGAATACCCAAGGCAACTGATCTTGAAtggattttttccctgaatGAAGAGGAGAATGAAATTGTACGCAGCGAATTTTATTATGAACAG GCTCCCAGCTCTTCCTTGTGTATTGCCATCCTCAGCCTGCACAGTGACAGCATAGTGTGTGGCCATCAACTGATAGAGCACTGCTGCAAGTTGTCCCAAGGGCTCACTAATCCTGAGGTGGATGCTGGACTCCTCATGGACATCATGAAACAATTGCTCTTCAGTGCTAAAATGATGTTTGTAAAAGCTGGAAGGAGCCAGGACCTAGCTCTCTGTGACAG CTACATCAGCAAAGTGGATGTGTTGAATATTTTAGTTGCTGCTGCCTACCGTCCAGTGCCATCTTTGGATCAGAtccttctcccagcagcagtAACAAGATTGAGAAATCAGCTTTTGGAAGCAGAGTACTATCAACTAGCCATAGAG gTTTCTACAAAATCTGGATTGGATCCAGGTGGAGCATGGCATGCCTGGGGCATGGCTTGCCTTAAAGCTGGAAATTTAACTTCTGCAAGAGAGAAGTTTAACCGATGTTTAAAGCCACCCATGGATCTAAACCAGCTGAACCATGGTTCAAGGCTGGTCCAGGATGTGATCCAGTACCTGGAGTCCACAGTGAAGCCAGTACTCATCACA GATGATGATTACTTTGCCACATTGAGGGAACTTGAAGCAACACTGAGAACAAGAAGTCTGTCTCTGGAGGTGATGTGTGAGGGGAAGATTCAACACAACAGCTATTATCAGGAGTGCTTGTTCTATTTACATAGTTATGGCACTAATCTGGCAATAATAAGCTTTTACATGAGACATGACTGTATGAGAGAAGCACTGCTTCACTTGTTAAATAAG GAATCCCCATCAGAAGTGTTTATTGAAGGGATCTTCATTCCCAGTTATGAAAGTGGAAAACTGCATATGTTGGAGAACTTGCTGGAAACCATTGATCCAGGATTGGAAAGCTGGGGAGTCTACTTGATTGCAGCCTGCAAATACTTGCAAAGAAAGAACTATTACCATATTCTGTATGAACTGCAACAGTTCATGAAG GATCACGTCCGTGCTGCAATGACCTGCATTAGATTTTTCACTCATGGAGCAAAGTCTTATACTGAACTTGGAGGAAAACAGACATGGCTTCTAAAGATCAAGGACCATCTCAAAGTCTATCTGCAGGAGGTCTCAAGAagtgcaggaaggaaaaaaatggcattCACTTTTCGGAAGAAAATGTCTGCTACAGATGTGTCGAG GCACATCAATACAGTTGATCTTCAGATGGAAGTAACAAAGTTCCTGCATCAGTGTGAGAGCTCAGGAGCTGCCCAAATGACAGATTCCTCCTTGCCCACACTCTTTGGAAACAATAACATGAAAATGGATGTTGCTTGCAAG GTCATATTGGAAGGCAAAAACATTgaggaggggtttgggattgCATTTAGAGTTCTCCAG GACTTCCAGCTGGAGGCTACAGAAGTATACAGCAAAGTGGCCAAGCAGCTGGTGAAGCAGCAGAAATACAGCGAgatccagcagctcctgaagtGTGTCAATGAGTCTGGAGTGGCAGCAAAAAATGATGGGGATAACATTATCCTAAACTGCTTAAATGAGTTCAAGAACATTCCTGCTGAG GATCTCGATAATCTGATTCAAGATATGGACAGTGATGAAAATAAG ATCCAGGCCTACATGATGTGCAACAAGCTGCGCTCCGCGTACCTGGTGTCGGTGCGGCAGGAGAAGGCCCGGGCCGTGCAGCTCGTCCAGCGCGTGCGGCAGCTGGCCGAGAGCAGCGGCGACGATGTCGTCAAGGCCATCTGTGCCCAGTGGCTCTCAGTGCACCAGCCCAAGGTGAGAAATCGGCTTCCCCAGGGCACCAGGAAGTAA